Proteins found in one Zea mays cultivar B73 chromosome 1, Zm-B73-REFERENCE-NAM-5.0, whole genome shotgun sequence genomic segment:
- the LOC100276784 gene encoding polcalcin Phl p 7 translates to MAETADMERIFKRFDTNGDGKISLSELTEALRTLGSTSADEVQRMMAEIDTDGDGCIDFNEFITFCNANPGLMKDVAKVF, encoded by the coding sequence ATGGCGGAGACGGCGGACATGGAGCGGATCTTCAAGCGGTTCGACACCAACGGCGACGGTAAGATCTCGCTGTCGGAGCTGACGGAGGCGCTACGGACGCTGGGGTCCACCTCTGCCGACGAGGTGCAGCGCATGATGGCCGAGATCGACACCGACGGCGACGGCTGTATCGACTTCAACGAGTTCATCACCTTCTGCAACGCCAACCCGGGGCTCATGAAGGACGTCGCAAAGGTCTTCTGA